The following coding sequences are from one Ornithodoros turicata isolate Travis unplaced genomic scaffold, ASM3712646v1 Chromosome126, whole genome shotgun sequence window:
- the LOC135372050 gene encoding uncharacterized protein LOC135372050: MLPPWNKGRVHTAKQAARLEQVLSCCSVYLTETERGVLTLFSTGDIPITSRNAGHVEVLLRTIDEHDSIKYFCFRVVNIDILHCILGSLAVRSDVRRIILNNTGYNGDSYHLLGSYDCVTTFPSSSEGFKLRTPMTTATVLLSMVRKATSLEVFHIDQLDIKNDDGAVELGVELAKKRSLRTLSLGTGSCTEVSFSYVSTLDAMQSADKDQACNLNSLTLWALCAQSRMLYDFWLSNIAIAHENLSICHNDTGVTAHQRILYDEVVMLANTLSRNSNVEVVVLGNVSFSMEGSVALGRLMVTNTAIRTIDISGSSLGTAQCIALADGLRLAKVLQELSWKIVTSHAWGQWESVKPCEKTNRA; the protein is encoded by the coding sequence ATGTTGCCGCCATGGAACAAGGGAAGAGTGCATACTGCCAAACAAGCTGCTCGTCTTGAACAAGTGCTTTCGTGCTGCAGCGTCTACCTCACTGAGACTGAACGAGGAGTGCTGACGCTTTTCTCCACCGGTGATATTCCTATTACAAGTCGCAACGCTGGACACGTGGAAGTACTCTTAAGGACCATAGACGAACACGACAGCATCAAATATTTCTGTTTCCGTGTGGTTAATATTGATATTCTGCACTGCATCCTGGGATCCTTGGCAGTACGATCGGATGTGCGCCGGATCATCTTGAATAATACAGGTTATAACGGAGATTCGTACCATCTCTTGGGCTCATATGACTGTGTCACGACGTTTCCTTCGTCCTCTGAGGGTTTCAAACTCAGGACACCAATGACGACAGCCACCGTGTTATTAAGCATGGTGCGCAAGGCAACATCACTCGAAGTGTTCCACATAGACCAGCTGGATATTAAGAACGACGACGGGGCAGTTGAGCTCGGCGTGGAGTTAGCGAAGAAACGTTCTCTTAGAACACTTTCCCTGGGTACAGGTAGTTGCACAGAGGTTTCGTTTTCCTATGTATCTACACTTGATGCTATGCAGTCAGCCGATAAAGATCAAGCATGCAACCTGAACTCTTTAACATTGTGGGCATTGTGTGCCCAGAGCAGAATGCTTTACGATTTCTGGTTGTCAAATATCGCGATCGCTCACGAGAATCTATCTATATGCCATAACGACACTGGAGTTACTGCTCATCAACGTATTCTTTACGACGAAGTAGTTATGCTCGCTAACACTCTGTCTCGCAACAGCAACGTTGAGGTAGTCGTTTTGGGAAATGTTAGCTTCAGCATGGAAGGTTCTGTTGCACTGGGACGACTAATGGTCACAAACACGGCGATACGTACAATCGACATAAGCGGCAGTTCCCTCGGGACTGCACAGTGCATAGCATTGGCTGACGGACTACGATTGGCGAAGGTGCTGCAAGAATTATCATGGAAGATTGTTACTTCACACGCATGGGGGCAATGGGAATCTGTGAAGCCTTGCGAGAAAACAAATCGTGCATAA
- the LOC135372055 gene encoding uncharacterized protein LOC135372055 has translation MEELFSLRKELDLQKCCSHGTREECILPNKLLLWNKVLWCCGVYLTETEPGVLTLFSTRDIPITSRNAASLEILLRIIGEHDSIKYVCFRRVDIGTLKRILGSLGIRSDVREFILECAYFNEDMSPTLGSYAFEEMSPAVIKDFEDFQFMTTQTIATMILSTVRKASSLEVFHLDEPVKDDVAVELGMELAKKRSLKTLSLGPRCTDVSFSYIFTLHAMRSADKQQACNLNSLTLCALCIERRGVPSYLLPYTVIANRNMSRCLNHTGTTDDQSLLDDEVLMLANALSGNSNIEVLVLRDVRFSLGGAAALSQLMVTNTALRTIDISGSSLGTDECIALADGLRLATVLKEFIMEECYLTLTGAIRMCEAVRENKSCITVSFGEICSFRNQMTRSDYVELALTDPRGKIRFFWDACSAATIICAESLLMQPQHVNKIVLNGETGHDFPADGFCAFLEQEGTLVDELHFYLSDPAFNLVRKLAECLQRRNGIQALTLTCYEEYDEPAREVLRLLATSLEKNTTLSALHLVSQTSDVIHCFARVIRKNKCLNEMTIRCDPQNITIQEMEQHMECNYAITSFKLPTASSRDEKLRMESLAARNRVLQDRSLHFMSEDVLVKKCWMKAFELTRGTETLRRAIMSKLKKSQEEAQFLIDRKQRYIRDHYFRITAVCKGRIVCNASPTGATQLDDLHAECLSHITGYLSISDVV, from the coding sequence ATGGAAGAATTATTTTCCTTGCGCAAGGAGTTGGACCTCCAGAAATGTTGCAGTCATGGAACAAGGGAAGAGTGCATACTGCCAAACAAACTGCTCTTATGGAACAAAGTGCTTTGGTGCTGCGGCGTCTACCTCACTGAGACTGAACCAGGAGTGCTGACCCTTTTCTCCACCCGTGATATTCCTATTACAAGTCGCAATGCTGCATCACTCGAAATACTCTTAAGGATCATAGGCGAACACGACAGCATCAAATATGTCTGTTTCCGCCGAGTAGATATCGGTACTCTGAAGCGCATCCTGGGATCCTTGGGAATACGATCGGATGTGCGCGAGTTCATCTTGGAATGTGCATATTTCAACGAAGATATGAGCCCTACCTTGGGCTCATATGCCTTTGAGGAGATGTCTCCTGCAGTCATTAAGGATTTTGAGGATTTCCAGTTCATGACAACACAAACGATAGCCACCATGATATTAAGCACGGTGCGCAAGGCATCATCGCTCGAAGTGTTCCACCTGGACGAACCAGTTAAGGACGACGTTGCAGTTGAGCTAGGCATGGAATTGGCGAAGAAACGTTCTCTTAAAACACTTTCCCTGGGTCCACGTTGTACAGACGTTTCGTTCTCCTACATATTTACACTTCATGCTATGCGGTCAGCCGACAAACAACAGGCATGCAACCTGAACTCCCTGACGTTGTGCGCATTGTGTATCGAGCGCAGAGGCGTTCCCAGTTATTTGCTGCCATATACGGTGATCGCTAACCGAAACATGTCTCGGTGTCTTAATCACACTGGAACTACTGATGATCAAAGTCTTCTTGACGATGAGGTACTAATGCTCGCTAACGCGCTGTCTGGCAACAGCAACATTGAGGTACTCGTTTTGCGAGATGTGCGCTTCAGCCTGGGCGGGGCTGCGGCACTGAGCCAACTGATGGTCACAAACACGGCGTTACGTACAATCGATATAAGCGGGAGTTCCCTCGGGACGGACGAGTGCATAGCATTGGCAGATGGACTGCGGCTGGCGACGGTTCTTAAAGAATTCATCATGGAAGAGTGTTACTTGACACTTACTGGCGCAATCAGAATGTGTGAAGCAGTGCGTGAAAACAAATCGTGCATAACTGTGAGCTTCGGTGAAATTTGTTCTTTCAGAAATCAGATGACAAGAAGTGACTACGTTGAGTTAGCTCTAACCGACCCTAGAGGGAAAATTCGCTTTTTCTGGGATGCTTGCTCTGCTGCTACGATAATATGCGCAGAGAGCCTTCTCATGCAGCCACAACACGTGAATAAAATAGTACTGAATGGCGAGACAGGCCATGATTTTCCGGCGGACGGATTTTGCGCCTTTCTCGAACAGGAAGGGACACTGGTCGACGAATTGCATTTCTATTTATCCGATCCGGCTTTTAACTTAGTGCGGAAGCTGGCTGAGTGCCTTCAGCGCCGAAATGGCATTCAGGCTCTTACGTTAACTTGTTACGAAGAATACGATGAACCAGCTCGCGAAGTACTGCGGTTACTCGCTACGAGCCTGGAGAAGAACACCACGCTCTCTGCTTTACATCTTGTTTCCCAAACCAGCGACGTCATTCATTGTTTTGCGCGTGTGATACGCAAAAACAAGTGCTTGAACGAGATGACCATAAGGTGTGATCCACAGAATATCACTATACAGGAGATGGAGCAACATATGGAATGCAACTACGCTATCACATCGTTTAAGCTTCCTACTGCGAGCTCACGTGATGAAAAACTGCGGATGGAAAGCCTGGCTGCGCGGAACAGAGTTTTACAAGATCGATCGCTGCACTTCATGTCGGAGGACGTCCTTGTCAAGAAGTGCTGGATGAAAGCGTTTGAACTGACACGTGGCACTGAGACGCTCAGGAGAGCCATCATGTCCAAGTTGAAGAAATCGCAAGAAGAAGCGCAATTTCTGATCGACCGAAAGCAGCGGTACATTCGCGACCACTACTTCAGAATCACTGCAGTCTGCAAGGGTAGGATCGTGTGCAATGCATCGCCAACGGGTGCGACTCAGCTAGACGACCTTCACGCGGAATGCCTATCTCATATAACGGGTTATCTAAGTATAAGTgatgttgtgtga